The Fusobacterium necrophorum subsp. necrophorum genome has a window encoding:
- a CDS encoding autotransporter-associated N-terminal domain-containing protein, producing the protein MVKNQLREVEKNLRWIAKRNKNISFSIGLVLLYVMLGINAFAQGMNATVATKQEIGLSTDRLSEMLRRIKEENSKKLKGSQLELVQLMEQGDQVVKSPWASWQFGLNYMYNNWRGSYKGRGDKAKKYPYEGIFTRSNDLFLRVVSPDSNAYKEYTAASTEKFIHPATTSAIKKQRKSYGLEDTKIIYEPIVTIELGASVKPKDVVKNSISITSPTIVINPPTILNTPKSPNAPNPPQIAITPFNPVAPDPITVSLPTPPTFNIKLGSFCNYMTPNCDHRGRDGGPHSGNPKSYDHNNNIDLNSIELTNGNPAIRYAWSSDSGSFLGANGFDSALLKVYFDYGIAKSPFNFNGGGTANIITNLTIDSINTTQKNDSAVINNQMFLVGGSRIATMDNAKNATIKNSATMNLVGPLVVGFEIQSDTNNNGVQGKREIENVGTITDAEENGYRVDKGWMGGLKLETITDGISDKPISSNEYEVELILPNYVTRNDPNYPKKLKITRTPEIIKNGIITTKGGFTGYKIGMILTFENNDERSTSDYRFINRGTIKFTGKNSTGIQIYAPQSPKTHITVENSGKIELGGIESYGLKLSSRVSEENMTFANTNYGIIDITGNNGNADSLSSGVAILEDSALTNTSAIRSYKNKVKNSGTINVSGGQGNTGMVMILKSDDNITNNTNGTISVSGIKNIGMRVDLGTVNTDDTGSLTPEAINKGSINITSGSENIGMVAQKADSSNHAVATNEKNIKLSNVSKGIGMFSQEGAKIVNKNNAEIEGNTGLSGVVGMVVNDTTSSGENQGTISLQGNRVTGVYNNLGTFSMTDGSISTSGEKSITLYAKDSSNTNSKTKITKGSIEAKDKALGLFADNASIELGGAGEVKLKGSGAGTLLFYNYTGTNSNGRFVLKDNITGALTEGATSFYFKDITPSSGAGSTTAAKLNEMFGGSTKKLKLSLDGKSTLFVIDNTNKNTTSVPLSSVDPDQINNFIGDHVEIDSNSKTFKAYKTSKGTLSINTDVNLDHTEAPNLDKYYRVDFINSDVTVESGKKIIGTDTAKIKEAIAQANYVGATSNSDTKVINKGIIDFSKKGVTAIAVDYAQGINEGIIKMDAANGDNENSVALFGASNSKLINEQSGAMELGENGVGIWGANKITSSLATWGKNIDITNSGTIKGISGKAGIFGIYAKNDVATHAGATSKITHSGDIDLSRNAKSTGIYMTNGTLNSSGSISLKESSIGVNATDSTVNITAGTHTIGDKSAAFKLSGTTGNTSKFLGTGGNISITGKDSAVYLLNGVNFISGTNFTDKLTLTSTNPYTYINAERSTLNYENTKTVTNDETIFMNVKNTTYLNLKSGTDISSTNTKVTGVYATDGSFVHNYGKISLMGDSSVALYGTYDGHNSASITNESTGNIEVGKHGIGVYVVKHIGINKGKIKVGENSVAMRTELGEGELKNEVGATIISTEKKALGMSQDGKNNGGKNILNEGSITLTGDQSVGMHSEKVTTANHEVKNTGTITIGDSTSPANPSIGIYSANGSNSVAVNDGKVAVGKQSIGIYGGNINSGVNSEIYAGDGGVGIYSKEGTVKIEDGAKLSIGKSLGKGKEGVVTYLAGNNQTLESKTSNMLIGDGSFGYVMTGDGNTITTGYSGNSGVVSLGKDSVFIYSKDKSDTGTIKNYNHLVSTRDGNYGMYVSGKAENHGKIDFSNGIGNVGIYSYLEGTTSTPELVTNHGEIHVSKSDLLTNPDDPKYGIGMAAGYVVEEPKHSGIRVTKGLGNIENRGTIRVTTPDSIGMYAGGAGSKAINYGKIELSGPKRNIGMFIEEGAEGINEETGVITTVGSNNKGQIGIAVMRGGILTNKGKIHIDATDGIGIFLAGAIVKNYGSFVLDKYDDSNKAAVDSALQLDKVTVGSNAKKLKVVSAADTSKELGDGLDHIKMKVTPGAAKAIITRNGIVQNPVTAQIINIPNRKPNDIPTSSVGMYIDTSGINYTAPITNIGHLSSLREADLILGTEATKYTQSKDIQLSQEMIKPYNEMIRTSGIEKWSIYSSSLTWMGTVTQKADFTIQNAYLSKIPYTVFAGDKNTTRDTYNFADGLEQRYGVEALGSRENQVFQKLNSIGNNERILLQQAYDEMMGHQYVNVQQRIHATGQILDQEFKYLKEEWRTASKDSNKIKVFGMKGEYSTDTAGIIDYKSNAYGVVYVGEKETFRLGNTTGWYTGMVHNTNTFKDIGKSKEELLQAKLGVFHSKAFDENNSLNWTISGEGFVGYNKMNRKFLVVDEIFQARSRYWSYGMALKNELSKTLRWSENLSLRGYGSVKAEYGRFQKIKEKSGEVRLEVKSNDYLSVKPEIGGEFIHKTSLSGRNFLSTKLGIAYENELGRMANTKNKARVAYTNADWFGIRGEKEDRRGNIKTDLNVGLDNERYGITANVGYDSKGKNKRAGLGLRVIF; encoded by the coding sequence ATGGTTAAGAATCAATTGAGAGAAGTAGAAAAAAATTTGCGATGGATAGCGAAAAGAAATAAAAATATAAGCTTTTCCATAGGTCTCGTATTACTATATGTCATGTTGGGAATAAATGCTTTTGCACAAGGAATGAATGCGACCGTAGCAACGAAACAGGAAATAGGTTTATCTACGGATAGGCTAAGCGAAATGCTAAGACGAATCAAGGAAGAAAATAGTAAGAAATTAAAAGGCAGTCAATTAGAATTAGTCCAATTAATGGAACAAGGGGATCAAGTGGTAAAATCCCCCTGGGCATCTTGGCAATTCGGATTGAATTATATGTACAACAATTGGAGAGGTTCATATAAAGGAAGAGGAGATAAGGCAAAGAAGTATCCTTACGAAGGAATTTTTACGAGAAGTAACGATTTATTTTTAAGAGTTGTTTCCCCTGATAGTAATGCCTATAAAGAATATACAGCAGCTTCGACAGAAAAGTTTATACATCCTGCAACGACTTCTGCAATAAAAAAACAGAGAAAAAGTTATGGATTGGAAGATACAAAGATCATATATGAACCAATAGTAACAATAGAGTTAGGAGCTTCTGTAAAACCAAAGGATGTGGTTAAAAATTCTATCAGCATAACATCTCCAACAATTGTGATTAATCCACCAACGATATTAAATACTCCAAAATCTCCTAATGCACCAAACCCACCTCAAATAGCAATTACTCCATTTAACCCTGTGGCACCGGATCCAATTACAGTCAGTTTACCAACACCTCCTACTTTTAATATTAAATTGGGATCATTTTGTAATTATATGACACCAAATTGTGATCATAGAGGTAGAGATGGAGGTCCCCATTCAGGAAATCCCAAATCCTATGATCATAATAATAACATTGATTTAAATTCTATAGAATTAACTAATGGAAATCCGGCAATACGATATGCTTGGTCGAGTGATTCAGGAAGTTTTCTTGGTGCAAATGGATTTGATTCTGCTTTATTAAAAGTATATTTTGATTATGGAATTGCTAAGTCTCCATTTAATTTTAATGGAGGAGGAACTGCAAATATAATAACAAATTTGACTATTGACTCTATAAATACAACACAAAAGAATGATTCAGCAGTGATTAATAATCAAATGTTTTTGGTTGGAGGATCAAGAATTGCTACAATGGACAATGCAAAAAACGCTACTATAAAAAATAGTGCTACTATGAATTTAGTAGGGCCATTAGTTGTAGGTTTTGAAATTCAATCTGATACAAATAATAATGGAGTTCAAGGGAAGAGGGAAATAGAAAATGTAGGAACAATAACAGATGCAGAAGAAAATGGTTATAGAGTAGATAAAGGATGGATGGGAGGCCTTAAATTAGAAACTATAACTGACGGAATTTCTGATAAACCTATTAGTTCTAATGAATATGAAGTAGAACTTATTCTTCCAAATTATGTAACACGAAATGATCCTAATTATCCCAAAAAACTAAAAATAACAAGAACTCCTGAAATTATAAAAAATGGAATTATTACTACTAAAGGAGGATTTACTGGATATAAAATTGGGATGATTCTAACTTTTGAAAATAACGATGAGAGATCAACAAGTGATTATAGATTTATCAATAGAGGAACTATTAAATTTACTGGGAAAAACTCTACGGGAATCCAAATTTATGCGCCACAATCCCCTAAAACTCATATAACTGTTGAGAACTCTGGAAAAATCGAACTAGGTGGAATTGAAAGTTATGGACTAAAATTATCTTCTAGAGTATCAGAAGAAAATATGACATTTGCTAATACAAATTATGGAATTATTGACATAACAGGCAACAATGGAAATGCTGATTCTCTTTCTTCAGGAGTTGCTATCTTGGAAGATTCTGCATTAACTAATACTTCTGCTATTCGATCCTATAAAAATAAAGTTAAAAATTCTGGGACCATTAATGTTTCAGGTGGTCAGGGAAATACCGGTATGGTTATGATATTAAAATCAGATGACAATATTACCAATAATACCAATGGGACCATTTCAGTTAGTGGAATTAAAAATATAGGAATGAGAGTAGATTTAGGAACTGTCAATACAGATGATACAGGTTCATTGACTCCGGAAGCAATCAATAAAGGAAGTATTAATATTACCAGTGGTTCGGAAAATATCGGTATGGTTGCTCAAAAAGCGGATTCTTCGAACCATGCAGTTGCCACTAATGAAAAAAATATCAAACTTTCCAATGTAAGCAAAGGAATTGGTATGTTTTCTCAAGAAGGAGCAAAGATTGTAAACAAGAACAATGCTGAGATTGAAGGGAATACTGGTTTAAGTGGAGTTGTTGGGATGGTAGTCAATGACACAACTTCTTCAGGAGAAAATCAAGGTACTATTTCTTTACAAGGAAATAGAGTAACCGGAGTCTATAATAACTTAGGGACATTTAGCATGACAGATGGTTCTATTTCCACTTCAGGAGAAAAATCTATTACACTCTATGCAAAGGATAGTAGTAATACTAATAGTAAGACAAAAATAACGAAAGGAAGTATAGAAGCAAAAGATAAAGCTTTGGGTCTTTTTGCTGATAATGCAAGCATTGAATTAGGAGGAGCAGGAGAGGTAAAATTGAAGGGATCTGGAGCAGGAACTTTATTATTCTATAATTACACAGGAACGAATTCAAATGGAAGATTTGTCCTTAAGGATAATATTACAGGAGCTCTTACAGAAGGAGCAACATCATTTTACTTTAAAGATATCACTCCTAGTAGTGGTGCTGGAAGTACTACTGCTGCAAAATTAAACGAAATGTTTGGAGGAAGTACTAAAAAATTAAAGTTATCTTTGGATGGAAAATCTACCCTCTTTGTAATAGATAATACAAATAAGAATACAACTTCAGTTCCATTGAGTAGTGTAGATCCTGATCAGATAAATAATTTTATTGGAGATCATGTAGAAATTGATTCTAATTCAAAAACATTTAAAGCCTATAAAACTTCAAAAGGAACTTTATCAATAAATACAGATGTTAACTTGGATCATACAGAGGCTCCTAATCTGGATAAATATTATAGAGTAGATTTTATTAACTCCGATGTTACTGTGGAAAGTGGTAAAAAAATTATAGGGACAGATACCGCAAAAATAAAGGAAGCAATCGCACAAGCGAATTATGTAGGAGCAACAAGTAATAGTGATACAAAAGTTATCAATAAGGGAATTATTGATTTTTCTAAAAAAGGAGTTACAGCAATTGCAGTAGACTACGCACAGGGAATCAATGAAGGAATTATTAAAATGGATGCAGCCAATGGGGATAATGAAAATAGTGTTGCTCTGTTTGGAGCTTCTAATTCCAAATTAATCAATGAACAAAGTGGAGCTATGGAATTGGGAGAAAATGGTGTTGGAATTTGGGGAGCAAATAAGATAACTTCCTCGCTTGCCACTTGGGGAAAAAATATTGATATTACCAATAGCGGAACAATAAAAGGAATTAGTGGAAAAGCAGGAATATTTGGAATTTATGCAAAGAATGATGTAGCAACCCATGCAGGAGCTACTTCAAAAATAACTCATTCCGGAGATATTGACTTATCAAGAAATGCAAAAAGTACCGGAATATATATGACAAACGGTACTTTAAATTCCAGTGGAAGCATTTCTTTGAAAGAATCAAGCATTGGAGTAAATGCTACAGATTCTACTGTAAATATAACAGCAGGAACTCATACTATAGGAGACAAATCTGCAGCCTTTAAATTATCCGGAACAACAGGAAATACATCCAAGTTTTTAGGTACGGGTGGAAATATTTCCATTACTGGAAAAGATTCAGCTGTATATTTGTTGAATGGTGTTAATTTTATATCCGGAACAAACTTTACAGATAAATTAACCTTGACCTCTACAAATCCTTATACCTATATCAATGCTGAAAGAAGTACTTTGAATTATGAAAACACAAAAACAGTTACAAATGATGAAACCATTTTTATGAATGTTAAAAATACCACTTATTTGAATTTAAAGTCCGGAACTGATATTTCTTCTACAAATACCAAGGTAACAGGGGTATATGCAACTGATGGAAGTTTTGTACATAATTATGGAAAAATTTCTTTAATGGGAGATTCTTCAGTAGCATTGTATGGAACTTATGACGGGCATAATTCAGCTTCTATCACCAATGAAAGCACGGGGAATATTGAAGTAGGAAAACATGGTATAGGAGTTTATGTAGTAAAACATATAGGAATAAATAAAGGGAAAATTAAAGTAGGAGAAAACTCTGTAGCAATGCGAACAGAATTAGGAGAAGGAGAATTAAAAAATGAAGTTGGGGCAACTATCATTAGTACCGAAAAAAAAGCATTGGGAATGTCTCAAGATGGGAAAAATAATGGTGGAAAAAATATTTTAAATGAAGGTAGCATTACATTAACAGGAGATCAGTCTGTTGGAATGCATTCTGAAAAAGTAACAACGGCAAATCATGAAGTAAAAAATACAGGAACCATTACAATAGGAGATTCTACTTCTCCTGCAAATCCAAGTATAGGAATTTATTCTGCAAATGGAAGTAACAGTGTAGCAGTAAATGATGGTAAGGTAGCAGTCGGAAAACAATCCATAGGAATTTATGGAGGAAATATTAATTCTGGAGTAAATTCAGAAATTTATGCAGGAGATGGAGGAGTTGGAATTTACTCAAAAGAAGGAACTGTCAAGATTGAAGATGGAGCTAAATTATCGATTGGAAAATCCTTAGGAAAAGGAAAAGAAGGAGTGGTTACATATCTGGCAGGAAATAATCAAACGCTTGAAAGTAAAACTTCCAATATGTTAATAGGAGATGGATCCTTCGGGTATGTAATGACTGGTGATGGAAATACTATAACAACCGGATATTCAGGAAATTCCGGAGTGGTATCTTTAGGAAAAGACTCAGTATTCATATATTCCAAAGACAAATCCGATACAGGAACAATTAAAAACTATAATCATTTAGTATCTACCAGAGATGGAAACTATGGAATGTATGTTTCAGGTAAGGCAGAAAATCATGGAAAGATTGATTTCAGCAATGGAATAGGAAATGTAGGAATTTACAGTTACTTGGAGGGAACAACTTCTACTCCTGAACTAGTGACAAACCATGGAGAAATTCATGTTTCCAAATCTGATTTATTAACAAATCCCGATGATCCGAAATATGGAATTGGAATGGCAGCCGGATATGTGGTGGAAGAACCAAAACATTCCGGAATCAGAGTAACAAAAGGATTAGGAAATATAGAAAACCGTGGAACAATTCGAGTAACAACACCTGACAGTATTGGAATGTATGCCGGAGGAGCAGGTTCGAAAGCCATCAATTATGGAAAAATTGAACTAAGTGGACCGAAGAGAAATATTGGAATGTTCATTGAAGAGGGAGCAGAAGGAATTAATGAAGAAACTGGAGTAATTACGACCGTTGGTTCCAATAATAAAGGACAAATCGGAATTGCTGTTATGAGAGGAGGAATATTAACCAATAAGGGAAAAATTCATATTGATGCAACGGATGGAATTGGAATTTTCTTAGCAGGAGCTATTGTTAAAAACTACGGAAGTTTTGTATTAGATAAATATGATGATTCAAATAAAGCAGCTGTAGATAGTGCATTACAATTAGATAAGGTTACAGTAGGTAGCAATGCAAAAAAATTAAAGGTAGTCAGTGCTGCAGATACCAGTAAAGAACTTGGAGATGGTTTGGACCATATCAAAATGAAGGTAACTCCGGGGGCAGCTAAAGCAATCATTACCAGAAATGGAATCGTACAAAATCCGGTAACAGCACAAATTATTAATATTCCAAATAGAAAACCAAATGATATTCCAACTTCTTCCGTAGGAATGTATATTGATACTTCTGGAATTAATTACACAGCTCCTATTACAAATATAGGACATTTAAGTTCTCTTCGAGAAGCAGATTTGATTTTAGGAACTGAGGCTACAAAATATACACAAAGCAAAGATATTCAACTAAGTCAAGAGATGATTAAGCCTTACAATGAAATGATCCGAACTTCAGGAATCGAAAAATGGTCCATTTATTCTTCGTCTTTAACTTGGATGGGAACGGTAACACAAAAAGCAGACTTCACAATTCAAAATGCATACTTATCGAAAATACCGTATACTGTATTTGCAGGAGATAAAAATACGACAAGAGATACCTACAATTTTGCAGATGGATTGGAACAAAGATACGGTGTAGAAGCATTAGGAAGTCGTGAAAATCAAGTATTCCAAAAATTGAATAGTATAGGAAACAATGAACGAATCTTGTTACAGCAAGCTTATGATGAAATGATGGGACATCAATATGTGAATGTGCAACAAAGAATCCATGCAACAGGACAAATACTGGATCAAGAATTTAAATACTTGAAGGAGGAATGGAGAACTGCTTCAAAGGATTCGAATAAAATCAAAGTATTTGGAATGAAGGGAGAATACTCCACAGATACAGCAGGAATCATTGACTACAAGAGCAATGCTTATGGAGTAGTTTATGTAGGAGAAAAGGAAACATTCAGATTAGGAAATACTACAGGTTGGTACACAGGTATGGTTCATAATACCAATACATTCAAAGATATTGGAAAATCAAAAGAAGAATTATTACAAGCAAAACTTGGAGTATTTCATTCAAAAGCTTTCGATGAAAACAATAGTTTGAATTGGACTATATCCGGAGAAGGGTTTGTAGGATACAATAAGATGAATAGAAAATTCTTAGTGGTGGATGAAATATTCCAAGCAAGATCGAGATACTGGTCTTATGGAATGGCGCTAAAGAATGAATTGAGTAAAACACTTCGATGGAGCGAAAACCTTAGTTTAAGAGGCTATGGAAGCGTGAAAGCGGAATATGGAAGATTCCAAAAGATTAAAGAAAAGAGCGGAGAAGTAAGGTTAGAAGTAAAATCAAATGACTATCTTTCTGTAAAACCGGAAATAGGAGGAGAATTCATTCATAAAACATCACTATCAGGAAGAAATTTCTTAAGTACCAAGTTGGGAATCGCTTATGAAAATGAACTGGGTAGGATGGCAAATACAAAGAATAAAGCAAGAGTTGCTTATACAAATGCAGACTGGTTCGGAATTAGAGGAGAAAAAGAAGATAGACGAGGAAATATCAAAACAGATTTAAATGTAGGATTGGATAATGAAAGATATGGAATCACAGCGAATGTCGGATACGATAGCAAAGGAAAGAATAAAAGAGCAGGTTTAGGGCTAAGAGTTATTTTCTAA
- a CDS encoding biotin/lipoyl-containing protein, with the protein MLYLEELIRGPLREKEKLKAKIHHKKQEIDPILLDAILTILLGGNDMIRTFKVTVDGKVHHIEIEETTVGAPKETANPKVDEIISTPKIEIETSTIKDRVTVPISGTISMIAVSVGQTVKEGDLLFVFEAMKMENEAISSCNGTVGNIYKKERDSINPNEVVMEIL; encoded by the coding sequence GTGTTATATCTTGAAGAATTGATTAGAGGTCCTCTCCGAGAAAAAGAGAAATTGAAGGCAAAAATTCATCATAAAAAGCAAGAGATAGATCCGATTCTTTTAGATGCTATCTTAACTATATTATTGGGAGGAAATGACATGATTAGAACATTTAAAGTGACTGTAGACGGAAAAGTACATCACATAGAAATTGAAGAAACAACAGTGGGAGCTCCAAAAGAGACAGCAAACCCGAAAGTGGATGAAATCATCTCTACTCCAAAAATAGAGATAGAAACTTCCACTATAAAAGATAGGGTTACTGTTCCTATTTCTGGTACCATCTCTATGATTGCCGTCAGTGTCGGACAAACAGTAAAAGAGGGAGATTTATTATTTGTCTTTGAAGCTATGAAAATGGAGAATGAAGCAATCTCCTCCTGCAATGGTACTGTTGGAAATATTTACAAAAAAGAAAGAGACAGTATAAATCCTAATGAAGTTGTTATGGAAATTCTGTAA
- a CDS encoding RAMP superfamily CRISPR-associated protein, which yields MFEIEVKLTTVSSCLIGNQTESFSVGGTDQSTTIDENGRPIIHGSSFKGALRNIIRENEVELPETQKYIECILTKLLEKYKEISQEGKIEKLVRKIENYKKEPKAHYIFGIEGINNMPRIYCSDFRVRQDEEKDNKDYFRYETKNTLREEHNTLTSLPRTYRVVKPKVNFEGILRFRDVYFNECNVDFVKIKKEIQNQILKFNDGFYGIGNSKSRGYGQVKVIVK from the coding sequence ATGTTTGAAATAGAAGTAAAGTTGACAACCGTTTCTAGTTGCTTGATTGGAAATCAAACAGAAAGTTTTTCAGTAGGAGGAACAGATCAATCGACAACTATAGATGAGAATGGTCGACCTATTATTCATGGGTCTTCGTTTAAGGGTGCTTTACGTAATATTATTCGAGAAAATGAAGTTGAACTACCAGAAACCCAAAAATATATAGAATGTATTTTGACAAAATTATTAGAAAAATATAAGGAGATTTCTCAAGAAGGTAAAATTGAAAAGTTAGTCAGAAAGATTGAAAATTATAAGAAGGAACCGAAAGCTCATTATATATTTGGAATAGAGGGAATTAACAATATGCCAAGAATTTATTGTTCTGATTTTCGAGTAAGACAAGACGAAGAAAAAGATAACAAGGATTATTTTAGATATGAAACGAAAAATACCTTGCGAGAGGAACATAACACTTTGACAAGTCTACCTAGAACATATCGAGTGGTAAAACCAAAAGTAAATTTTGAGGGAATTCTTCGTTTTCGAGATGTATATTTTAATGAATGTAATGTAGATTTTGTAAAAATAAAAAAAGAAATACAAAATCAAATACTAAAATTTAATGATGGTTTTTATGGAATCGGAAATTCTAAGTCAAGAGGTTATGGGCAAGTAAAAGTAATCGTTAAATAA
- a CDS encoding SAVED domain-containing protein — translation MIKNFITKKCLEDKEYHILLDANPTIAFMTGRILDMKTAIKIVPKQREENGLKVWEKKEGKENYPKAIYSEDIINNTVNDVAIVISFSRDIISDVKEYLIEEKKEVGRILHFRLESTDSSSVIDGTHAYQLTNQIKNIIDQRKLSEKRSILHIFMACPNAIVFLLARYSLSFGKVQLYEHDFKGEKNSSYYPTMMLSAKKMELL, via the coding sequence TTGATAAAGAATTTTATTACTAAAAAGTGCCTAGAGGATAAAGAATATCATATCCTATTAGATGCAAATCCTACAATTGCCTTTATGACTGGAAGAATTTTAGATATGAAAACAGCAATAAAGATAGTTCCAAAACAAAGAGAAGAGAATGGTTTAAAAGTATGGGAGAAAAAAGAGGGAAAAGAGAATTATCCAAAAGCAATTTATTCAGAAGACATTATTAATAATACAGTAAATGATGTTGCAATTGTTATTAGCTTTTCAAGAGATATTATTAGTGATGTAAAAGAGTATTTGATAGAAGAGAAAAAAGAAGTTGGCCGAATTTTACATTTTAGACTGGAATCAACAGATTCATCAAGTGTTATAGATGGAACTCATGCATACCAACTGACTAATCAGATAAAAAATATTATTGATCAAAGAAAATTGTCTGAAAAAAGAAGCATATTGCATATTTTTATGGCATGCCCAAATGCAATAGTATTCCTTTTGGCAAGATATTCACTATCTTTTGGTAAAGTTCAGTTATATGAGCATGATTTTAAAGGTGAAAAAAATAGTTCTTATTATCCGACTATGATGTTATCAGCAAAAAAAATGGAGCTACTTTAA
- a CDS encoding ImmA/IrrE family metallo-endopeptidase, protein MDLSNKASNLRKRLGEDGESPVDIFKLVQKIENFTLVFYPLGTNISGVCYKGETSNVIAINSDMSVGRQRFSLAHELYHLYFDDSTINAVSPIMIGSGDENEKKADQFASYFLIPASSLYDMVEDIKENENRKDLTVEDVIRIEQYYGVSHKAMIYRLLNEGYLKSEQIKDMEVGIIETAAKLGYDITLYRPSPENKKSIVLGSYITSSEKLLEKEIISQGKYEGLLLDAFRDDIVCGIDGEEEMPLD, encoded by the coding sequence ATGGATTTGAGCAACAAAGCCTCTAATCTTAGAAAAAGATTAGGAGAAGATGGAGAATCACCTGTTGATATTTTTAAGTTGGTTCAAAAAATAGAAAATTTCACCCTTGTTTTTTATCCGCTTGGTACTAATATTAGTGGTGTGTGTTATAAAGGAGAAACTTCCAATGTTATAGCTATAAATTCAGATATGTCTGTTGGAAGACAAAGATTCTCTCTGGCACACGAGTTGTATCATTTGTATTTTGATGATTCTACTATTAATGCAGTTAGTCCTATTATGATTGGGAGTGGTGATGAGAATGAAAAAAAAGCAGACCAATTTGCTTCTTATTTTTTAATTCCTGCTTCATCTCTGTATGATATGGTTGAAGATATAAAAGAAAACGAGAATAGAAAAGATCTTACTGTTGAAGACGTAATCAGAATAGAACAATATTATGGCGTAAGTCATAAAGCTATGATATATAGACTATTAAATGAGGGATATCTTAAAAGTGAACAAATCAAAGATATGGAGGTCGGTATTATAGAGACTGCAGCAAAATTAGGATATGATATAACTCTTTATCGCCCATCACCGGAAAATAAAAAAAGTATAGTTCTTGGTAGCTATATTACATCATCCGAGAAACTATTAGAAAAAGAAATAATATCACAAGGCAAATACGAAGGTTTGTTATTAGATGCTTTTAGAGATGATATCGTATGTGGAATTGATGGAGAGGAGGAGATGCCTCTTGACTGA
- a CDS encoding helix-turn-helix transcriptional regulator has translation MMNLIEIGKRIKSLRDESRLTQTKIAEYLSFDQSMIAKMEKGERNITSDVIEKLSALFCCTVDYILFGANQEQKCTVSFRTSNLTSDDLKSLAIINKIVLNQFEMDKMLEGR, from the coding sequence ATGATGAATTTAATTGAAATTGGGAAAAGAATTAAATCCCTTAGAGATGAATCCCGACTTACTCAAACTAAGATTGCAGAGTATTTATCATTTGACCAAAGTATGATTGCAAAAATGGAAAAGGGAGAAAGAAATATAACTTCAGATGTAATTGAAAAACTATCAGCTCTATTTTGTTGTACAGTAGATTATATTTTGTTTGGAGCAAATCAGGAACAAAAGTGTACGGTTTCATTTAGAACAAGTAATTTAACATCCGATGACCTTAAATCCTTAGCTATTATCAATAAAATTGTATTGAATCAATTTGAAATGGATAAGATGTTGGAGGGACGCTAA
- a CDS encoding ORF6N domain-containing protein, whose protein sequence is MDKKDEMMIVSQESLEKKIYIIRGQKVMLDFELAEIYGYETKAFNQQVKRNIEKFDEDFMFRLTDEEVSKLSRSQNVTLNKSAGRGSNIKYNPHAFTDQGIYMLMTVLKGEFAVRQSKALIHTFKQMKDYIIENQGLIGRREFLQLSMQITSNVVEIQDLRRDLRDVEDQVAEMVDTLNNVVHKSELSDLILDFSNPQLKYGFLLLNGQPIEANLAYSEDLL, encoded by the coding sequence ATGGATAAAAAAGATGAAATGATGATTGTAAGCCAGGAATCCCTTGAGAAAAAGATTTATATTATTAGGGGACAAAAGGTCATGCTTGACTTTGAATTAGCCGAAATCTATGGATATGAAACAAAGGCTTTTAATCAGCAAGTAAAAAGGAATATTGAAAAATTTGATGAAGATTTTATGTTCCGATTAACTGACGAGGAAGTCTCTAAACTTTCAAGGTCACAAAATGTGACCTTGAACAAGAGTGCAGGAAGAGGTAGTAATATTAAGTACAATCCTCATGCTTTTACCGATCAGGGAATCTATATGCTGATGACAGTTCTCAAGGGGGAATTTGCTGTAAGGCAGAGTAAAGCCTTGATTCATACCTTCAAGCAAATGAAAGACTACATCATAGAAAATCAAGGGTTGATCGGTAGGAGAGAGTTTTTACAACTTTCAATGCAGATTACGAGTAACGTCGTGGAAATACAGGATTTAAGACGAGATTTAAGAGATGTGGAAGATCAGGTGGCGGAAATGGTGGACACCTTGAATAATGTAGTGCATAAATCCGAACTGTCTGACCTGATTCTTGATTTCAGCAATCCGCAGCTCAAATATGGATTCTTACTCTTGAACGGACAACCCATCGAAGCAAATCTTGCTTATAGCGAAGATTTGTTGTAG